The proteins below are encoded in one region of Tachypleus tridentatus isolate NWPU-2018 chromosome 4, ASM421037v1, whole genome shotgun sequence:
- the LOC143249761 gene encoding uncharacterized protein LOC143249761, giving the protein MTSGALHSYQIVLIVILVLNLLFWVFVICWRLFINKYDQSQQRRNRNFPLRRQFAYRNTAFSASSTNTSENDGREPNVPHTDVGFEQNLPPAYEEAIKYPTPIFRLNSVNYSSNISSNRGPTETDTTRSVSDLRLSTIEELAATENQHQTNSEMDIMPSANPVSPPDYSYVVRRADVEDNITLSPTRMGVKSSLDSHGRYISFLVLNEENSSPLEAHDISESGEISNNDNVHVTEIHASNSTTQRAQSNTPTHSYVENNESNISRPVRVSRPQTAEFHESFNFHVCSRKSPETMDSNFRLAASFPNDEVDSNAVHYSALTLEHSSIENEDIERNHLDYRNINKRVINLESQSIPSSSET; this is encoded by the exons ATGACTAGCGGAGCGTTACACAGCTATCAAAT CGTTTTGATTGTCATCTTGGTTCTAAACCTTTTATTTTGGGTGTTCGTCATTTGCTGGcgtttgtttataaacaagtatGATCAATCCCAACAAAGGCGAAACCGAAACTTTCCTTTAAGAAGACAATTTGCCTACAGGAATACAGCGTTTAGTGCAAGCAGTACG AACACCAGTGAAAATGATGGAAGAGAACCAAATGTTCCTCATACAGATGTTGGTTTTGAACAAAACCTTCCTCCAGCTTACGAAGAAGCTATCAAATATCCAACTCCAATCTTTCGTTTGAATTCGGTCAACTATAGCTCAAATATTTCATCCAACAGAGGTCCAACGGAAACCGATACTACCAGGTCTGTATCAGACCTTCGTCTATCAACTATTGAAGAGCTCGCTGCTACTGAAAACCAACATCAAACTAATTCTGAAATGGACATCATGCCATCTGCGAATCCTGTGTCTCCTCCTGACTATTCTTATGTGGTCAGAAGAGCTGATGTTGAGGATAACATTACCTTGTCGCCTACCAGGATGGGTGTTAAATCCTCACTTGATTCTCATGGAAGGTATATTTCGTTTTTGGTCCTCAATGAAGAAAACAGTTCGCCGCTTGAAGCTCATGATATATCTGAAAGCGGGGAGATAAGTAATAATGATAATGTACATGTTACAGAAATCCATGCTAGTAATTCGACTACCCAACGAGCCCAAAGCAATACTCCTACACACTCATACGTTGAAAACAATGAATCAAATATATCTAGACCTGTAAGAGTTTCGAGGCCACAGACAGCAGAGTTtcatgaaagttttaattttcatgtatGCTCCAGGAAAAGTCCAGAAACTATGGATAGCAATTTTCGTTTGGCTGCTAGTTTCCCTAATGATGAAGTTGATTCAAATGCTGTTCATTATTCAGCCTTAACACTCGAACATTCATCTATCGAAAACGAGGACATAGAAAGAAACCATTTGGATTATCGCAATATCAATAAACGAGTTATAAATTTGGAGTCACAGTCAATTCCTAGCTCGTCAGAAACATGA